The following are encoded together in the Triticum dicoccoides isolate Atlit2015 ecotype Zavitan chromosome 6B, WEW_v2.0, whole genome shotgun sequence genome:
- the LOC119325528 gene encoding uncharacterized protein LOC119325528, with the protein MADERRSMSGGTEAGPYASDARVRPQSMRTQRPSMVARVDVGGRGGELSRPDTENGVEAAGSGDSGGASDERLRGVQAAASMKLIVGMSDLVSPFVVLYEDDVDAFWCFEMLLRRMRENFHLEGPTGVMKRLEALWKIMELIDT; encoded by the exons atgGCGGACGAGAGGAGGAGCATGAGCGGAGGCACGGAGGCAGGTCCATATGCGTCAGATGCGCGCGTTCGCCCGCAGTCAATGCGGACGCAGCGGCCGTCCATGGTGGCTCGGGTCGATGTAGGAGGACGAGGGGGGGAGCTCTCGAGGCCCGACACCGAGAATGGAGTGGAGGCGGCTGGATCTGGCGATTCTGGAGGGGCTAGCGACGAGCGGCTTCGTGGGGTTCAAGCGGCGGCTTCCATG AAATTGATTGTAGGTATGAGCGATCTGGTTTCCCCTTTTGTTGTTCTATACGAGGATGATGTAGATGCCTTTTGGTGTTTTGAGATGCTACTGAGAAGGATG CGTGAAAATTTCCACCTCGAGGGACCGACAGGAGTTATGAAGCGGTTGGAAGCATTGTGGAAGATCATGGAATTGATAGATACGTAA